AAGCGGCTCATATCTGAAGCTTCGGCTCAAGGCGCGGAGATCGTGTGTTTCCCGGAAGCCTATCTTCCAGGTTTGCGGGGACAGGATTTTGAAGTATTGCCCTTTGATCAGACGCAGCAGGAACGGGC
The sequence above is a segment of the Acidobacteriota bacterium genome. Coding sequences within it:
- a CDS encoding nitrilase-related carbon-nitrogen hydrolase — encoded protein: MIIALASPCVASTIDEGLDKIKRLISEASAQGAEIVCFPEAYLPGLRGQDFEVLPFDQTQQERA